Proteins from a genomic interval of Undibacterium parvum:
- a CDS encoding LysR substrate-binding domain-containing protein, whose translation MHSSTLPSLSALQSFEAAARLGSFSKAALERNLTHSAVSRHIQAVEYWCGEILFQRNGPKVDLLPAGQILSQRLGTSLQALRLALNLDALSGAQQPLKVYMLSSLAHNWFIGQLHAFSTACPQISLSLETGYEMVSLPPQSPAVAIRYGHFGRTGLRCHRLWFDHMVVVAAPAWLEQYGEQSEQWPAHQFLRHTHEPWPIRLPKSGLAKASKLPEASGHEFNDALLLVEAASQGCGIAWVRASLVQRFVKAGHLRVLVQAEQMSEKSVWLVCREDMADLPQVRDFCLWAVMAAKKFCVSADLAKDEH comes from the coding sequence ATGCACTCATCTACCTTGCCCTCCTTGTCCGCACTGCAATCCTTTGAGGCGGCGGCACGTTTGGGGAGCTTTAGCAAAGCGGCTTTGGAGCGCAATCTCACCCACAGTGCCGTCAGCCGGCATATCCAGGCGGTGGAGTATTGGTGTGGCGAGATCTTGTTTCAACGCAATGGGCCCAAGGTCGACCTATTGCCTGCCGGGCAGATCCTGAGCCAGCGTTTAGGCACATCATTGCAAGCATTACGCCTTGCACTCAATCTCGATGCACTGTCTGGGGCACAGCAGCCGCTAAAAGTCTACATGCTATCCTCCCTGGCGCACAACTGGTTCATTGGGCAATTGCATGCGTTCAGTACCGCCTGTCCGCAGATCAGCCTATCGCTCGAGACCGGCTATGAGATGGTGAGTTTGCCGCCCCAGTCGCCAGCAGTGGCGATACGCTACGGTCACTTTGGACGGACAGGTTTGCGTTGCCATCGACTCTGGTTTGACCACATGGTGGTGGTCGCGGCACCTGCATGGCTAGAGCAGTACGGTGAACAGTCAGAGCAGTGGCCGGCACATCAGTTTCTACGCCATACGCACGAACCCTGGCCGATTCGCCTGCCCAAGAGCGGCTTGGCTAAAGCCAGCAAACTTCCAGAGGCGTCGGGGCACGAGTTCAATGATGCTTTACTGCTGGTGGAAGCGGCAAGCCAAGGCTGTGGTATCGCCTGGGTGAGAGCATCTTTGGTGCAGCGCTTTGTGAAAGCGGGTCACTTGCGCGTGCTTGTGCAAGCCGAACAAATGTCAGAAAAATCAGTCTGGCTGGTGTGCCGGGAAGACATGGCGGATCTGCCGCAGGTCAGGGACTTTTGCCTATGGGCAGTCATGGCGGCGAAAAAATTTTGTGTCAGCGCTGATTTAGCAAAAGACGAGCACTAA
- a CDS encoding EamA family transporter, which translates to MKTKDFLLAVAVALIWGLNFSFIKLGVAHIDPFVLAGLRFALTAFPLVLFLPRPAVAWRWLVVYGLSFGVGTWGLVTLAIRAGLAPGLAAWLLQSSAFITPFLGLLWLGELLSKAQKLGSAIALVGFILVVIATGGTTPAIGLVLVMSAALALSIANLVVKRSSVKAAGILGFVAWSCLFAPLPLFALAAVNTGASAFTELPQQLNGIALSSLLFQVYPTTLFGYWVWNSLMARYSSAEVAPIALLVPIFAMLFSWLIFGAMMSSGQTVGIVFIFLGLLTSTFYPRLKLLWSKVSIR; encoded by the coding sequence ATGAAAACTAAAGACTTTTTGCTGGCCGTTGCTGTTGCGCTGATCTGGGGGCTCAATTTCTCGTTTATTAAACTAGGCGTTGCCCATATAGACCCGTTTGTGCTGGCAGGATTACGCTTCGCACTGACCGCTTTTCCCTTAGTACTATTTTTACCTCGTCCAGCAGTTGCGTGGCGCTGGTTGGTGGTTTACGGTTTGAGCTTCGGTGTCGGCACTTGGGGTCTGGTCACCCTGGCCATACGAGCAGGACTGGCACCGGGATTGGCTGCCTGGTTACTGCAATCGAGCGCGTTCATTACCCCATTTCTGGGCTTATTGTGGCTCGGTGAGCTGCTATCGAAAGCGCAAAAACTTGGCAGTGCGATCGCTTTAGTCGGATTTATTCTGGTCGTCATCGCAACTGGCGGCACTACGCCAGCAATCGGCTTGGTGCTGGTGATGTCGGCTGCGCTCGCACTGAGCATCGCCAACCTGGTGGTAAAACGCTCGTCCGTCAAAGCAGCGGGAATATTGGGGTTTGTGGCATGGTCGTGCCTGTTTGCGCCCTTACCTCTGTTTGCATTGGCTGCTGTCAATACAGGAGCCAGCGCATTCACCGAACTCCCCCAACAACTGAACGGCATCGCTTTGAGCTCGCTCCTGTTTCAGGTGTACCCAACAACTTTGTTCGGTTACTGGGTCTGGAACTCGCTGATGGCGCGTTACAGCTCTGCCGAAGTTGCCCCGATTGCTCTGCTAGTCCCCATTTTCGCCATGCTTTTTTCCTGGCTAATCTTTGGCGCCATGATGAGCTCCGGTCAAACCGTGGGCATAGTCTTTATTTTTCTTGGACTGCTGACGTCCACCTTTTATCCGCGACTCAAGCTGCTATGGAGTAAGGTCAGCATTCGCTAA
- a CDS encoding DUF2239 family protein: MIDTASPTYTSFNGHQRIASGRLTVNALAVKHALALEPPNPVLTFCDQTGQVVDIDTRGSDAEICARLAPEQTPLQENASTLIATAETAEPRGRGRPKLGVVSREVTLLPRHWDWLAAQPGGASVTLRKLLDEARRANLGRDQQRQASTCAYHFMSAMAGDMAGFEEASRALFANDAPKLRQLTAAWPDDVRDYLSYLAYPQPLTVAPSLAP; the protein is encoded by the coding sequence ATGATTGATACCGCGTCCCCTACTTACACCAGCTTTAACGGCCACCAGCGCATCGCATCTGGCCGCTTGACGGTCAATGCCTTGGCTGTGAAACACGCTCTGGCGTTGGAGCCACCTAATCCCGTGCTGACCTTCTGCGACCAGACTGGTCAAGTTGTCGATATCGACACGCGCGGCAGCGATGCTGAGATATGCGCCCGCCTAGCGCCAGAGCAGACGCCGCTCCAAGAAAACGCATCGACACTAATAGCTACCGCGGAAACTGCTGAACCGCGTGGCCGAGGTCGGCCAAAGCTCGGGGTGGTCTCGCGCGAAGTCACGCTACTGCCGCGCCACTGGGATTGGTTGGCTGCACAGCCAGGCGGTGCATCGGTGACTTTGCGCAAACTGCTGGATGAGGCGCGCCGGGCCAACCTGGGCCGCGATCAGCAACGCCAGGCAAGTACATGCGCTTACCACTTCATGTCGGCCATGGCTGGTGATATGGCGGGCTTTGAAGAAGCCTCGCGTGCACTGTTTGCAAACGACGCGCCAAAGTTACGCCAACTGACCGCTGCTTGGCCGGACGACGTTCGCGATTACCTCAGCTACCTGGCATATCCACAGCCGCTGACAGTAGCGCCATCGCTGGCACCGTGA
- a CDS encoding GIY-YIG nuclease family protein — translation MTNNKTLKRQYLETTNRAGVYAIRNQITGRSLVAGSTNVQGTLNRHRFELKHGLHRNPRLAQDWLEHGESNFLFDILDTLKPSVDPAFNAAQELKMLLSLWRQEIPSVGELDYEQARSEAQ, via the coding sequence ATGACAAATAATAAGACGCTGAAACGACAGTATCTGGAGACCACCAACCGGGCAGGCGTCTACGCGATCCGTAACCAGATCACGGGCCGGTCCTTGGTTGCGGGAAGCACGAACGTTCAGGGCACCCTCAACCGGCATCGTTTTGAACTCAAGCATGGCTTGCATCGCAATCCGAGGCTGGCGCAGGATTGGCTCGAACACGGCGAGAGCAATTTTCTGTTTGACATACTCGACACGCTCAAACCAAGCGTAGATCCGGCCTTCAATGCCGCACAAGAATTGAAAATGCTGCTTAGCCTGTGGCGCCAGGAAATCCCTAGTGTCGGCGAACTCGACTATGAGCAAGCTAGGAGCGAAGCTCAATGA
- a CDS encoding MarR family winged helix-turn-helix transcriptional regulator, with protein sequence MSTNLAFCLALHGAHASLQLKLDDELGLHHGISFNDFALLNLLAQADAGRLSIAQLVRPLGLSQSSLLRQLIVLEKIGLVLREGDQGLRQAVLRPSGRALLNAARETAESICSEAVETIAPPALEMVSAAMVKLASTPSLALA encoded by the coding sequence ATGAGCACCAATCTCGCTTTCTGTTTGGCGCTACACGGCGCCCACGCTAGCCTGCAACTCAAGCTTGACGACGAGTTGGGCTTACACCATGGCATCAGTTTCAATGATTTTGCGCTACTCAATTTGCTCGCGCAAGCGGACGCTGGTCGGCTGAGCATTGCGCAACTCGTGCGTCCGCTTGGGCTATCCCAATCGTCGCTGCTGCGGCAGTTGATCGTGCTCGAAAAGATAGGTCTGGTGCTGCGCGAAGGTGATCAAGGATTGCGTCAGGCCGTGCTTCGCCCGAGCGGACGTGCGCTGCTGAATGCGGCACGCGAGACTGCCGAAAGCATTTGCAGCGAAGCCGTAGAAACCATCGCCCCGCCAGCGCTAGAGATGGTTTCCGCGGCAATGGTAAAACTTGCAAGCACGCCCAGCTTAGCACTCGCATGA